In a single window of the Azospirillum sp. B510 genome:
- a CDS encoding 2-hydroxyacid dehydrogenase, translating into MSAPEVLQVGPYPAWDQERLDAHFVMRKYFEADDKDAFLAAHGANIRAIATRGELGASRAMIDALPKLEIISVYGVGYDAVDLAAARERGIRVTNTPDVLTKDVADLGVAMMLCLSRGMIGAESWVRDGNWQSKGLYALQNRVWGKRAGILGLGRIGFEVARRLTGFDLQIAYSDTAPKDYATDLRYVADPVALAAESDFLFVTLAASAATRHIVGPAVIDALGPQGMLINISRASNIDENALIDALSAGRLGSAALDVFDGEPKIDPRFLTLDNVLLQPHHASGTFETRKEMGRLVFDNLSAQFDGRPLPTPVL; encoded by the coding sequence ATGAGTGCTCCCGAAGTTCTTCAGGTCGGCCCCTATCCCGCATGGGATCAGGAGCGTCTCGACGCCCATTTCGTCATGCGTAAATATTTCGAGGCCGACGACAAGGACGCCTTCCTGGCCGCCCATGGCGCCAACATCCGCGCCATCGCCACCCGCGGCGAACTGGGCGCCAGCCGCGCCATGATCGACGCGCTTCCGAAGCTGGAGATCATCAGCGTCTATGGCGTCGGCTATGACGCGGTCGATCTGGCGGCGGCGCGCGAGCGCGGCATCCGCGTCACCAACACCCCCGACGTGCTGACCAAGGATGTCGCCGATCTCGGCGTCGCCATGATGCTGTGCCTGTCGCGCGGCATGATCGGCGCCGAATCCTGGGTCCGCGATGGCAACTGGCAGTCCAAGGGCCTCTATGCCCTCCAGAACCGTGTCTGGGGCAAGCGCGCCGGCATCCTCGGCCTCGGCCGCATCGGCTTCGAGGTCGCCCGCCGGCTTACCGGCTTCGACCTCCAGATCGCCTATTCCGACACCGCGCCCAAGGACTACGCCACGGACCTGCGCTACGTCGCCGATCCGGTGGCGTTGGCGGCGGAGAGCGATTTCCTGTTCGTGACGCTGGCGGCCTCGGCGGCGACCCGCCACATCGTCGGCCCCGCCGTGATCGACGCGCTCGGCCCGCAGGGCATGCTGATCAACATCTCGCGCGCCTCCAACATCGACGAGAACGCCCTGATCGACGCGTTGTCGGCCGGTCGGCTCGGCTCGGCCGCGCTCGACGTGTTCGACGGCGAACCGAAGATCGACCCGCGCTTCCTGACGCTCGACAATGTCCTGCTCCAGCCGCACCACGCCTCCGGCACCTTCGAGACGCGCAAGGAGATGGGGCGCCTGGTGTTCGACAATCTCAGCGCCCAGTTCGACGGCCGCCCGCTGCCGACTCCGGTCCTGTGA
- a CDS encoding L-idonate 5-dehydrogenase, protein METRACVIHAEKDLRVEAVPLGAPGEGEVLVRVGAGGICGSDLHYYQHGGFGTVRVRQPMVLGHEVAGTIEAVGAGVTALRPGDRVALNPSSPCGHCRFCLAGEQQHCTDMWFWGSAMRFPHSQGAFRERIVIKANRCEPIGEVVSLGEAACCEPLSVALHAVRQAGSIAGKRVLVTGAGPIGALVVAAARQAGAVDVVSTDLQANALEKAAAMGATATISAADGEGLARAEFLADKGWFDVAIECTGAGPVLESILPVVRPRGTIVQVGMGGNTQLPLGTLVGKELSLRGAFRFHEEFATAARLIKERRIDVTPIITGSLPLGEAVRAFEMASDRSRHSKVQILFE, encoded by the coding sequence ATGGAAACCAGGGCTTGCGTCATCCACGCCGAAAAGGATCTGCGCGTCGAGGCCGTGCCGCTCGGCGCGCCGGGCGAGGGGGAGGTTCTGGTGCGGGTCGGCGCCGGCGGCATCTGCGGCTCCGACCTCCACTATTACCAGCATGGCGGCTTCGGCACCGTGCGGGTGCGCCAGCCGATGGTGCTCGGCCACGAGGTCGCCGGCACCATCGAGGCGGTGGGGGCCGGCGTGACCGCCCTGCGTCCCGGCGACCGCGTCGCCCTCAACCCCAGCAGCCCCTGCGGCCACTGCCGCTTCTGCCTTGCCGGTGAACAGCAGCATTGCACCGACATGTGGTTCTGGGGCAGCGCCATGCGCTTCCCCCACAGCCAGGGCGCCTTCCGCGAGCGGATCGTCATCAAGGCCAACCGCTGCGAGCCGATCGGTGAGGTCGTGAGCCTGGGCGAGGCCGCCTGCTGCGAACCCCTGTCGGTGGCGCTCCATGCCGTGCGGCAGGCGGGATCCATCGCCGGCAAACGGGTTCTCGTCACCGGCGCCGGCCCCATCGGCGCCCTGGTGGTCGCCGCCGCCCGTCAGGCCGGAGCGGTCGACGTGGTGTCGACCGATCTCCAGGCCAACGCGCTGGAGAAGGCTGCCGCCATGGGGGCGACCGCCACCATCAGCGCCGCCGATGGAGAGGGCCTCGCCCGTGCCGAGTTCCTGGCCGACAAGGGCTGGTTCGACGTCGCCATCGAATGCACCGGCGCCGGTCCGGTGCTGGAGAGCATCCTGCCGGTGGTCCGCCCGCGCGGTACCATCGTCCAGGTCGGCATGGGCGGCAACACCCAGCTGCCGCTCGGCACGCTGGTCGGCAAGGAGTTGTCCCTGCGCGGCGCCTTCCGCTTCCATGAGGAGTTCGCCACGGCGGCCCGCCTGATCAAGGAACGGCGGATCGACGTCACCCCGATCATCACCGGCAGCCTGCCGCTCGGCGAGGCGGTGCGCGCCTTCGAAATGGCCTCCGACCGCAGCCGCCACTCGAAGGTGCAGATTCTCTTCGAATAA
- a CDS encoding glucose 1-dehydrogenase translates to MATDFSLFDLSGKRALVTGSGRGIGFALARGLAAAGAEIILNDIEESRVATAAEELRGAGHRTGYSVFDVTAHQDAADAVARVEETVGPIDILVNNAGIQRRAPLEEFKPEDWDAILKVNLSSVFHVSQAVARHMIPRGRGKIINICSVQSMLARPTIAPYAATKGAVAMFTKAQCTDWAKHGLQVNGIAPGYFATEMNKALVENDEFSSWLCRRTPAGRWGKVEELVGAAVFLSSAAADFVNGQVLYVDGGLTSCV, encoded by the coding sequence ATGGCGACTGACTTCAGCCTTTTCGATCTGTCCGGCAAGCGAGCCCTGGTCACCGGGTCGGGGCGCGGCATCGGCTTCGCGCTGGCGCGCGGTCTGGCCGCCGCGGGCGCCGAGATCATTCTGAACGACATCGAGGAATCGCGCGTCGCCACCGCCGCCGAGGAGCTTCGCGGCGCCGGCCACCGCACCGGCTATTCGGTGTTCGACGTCACCGCGCACCAGGACGCCGCCGATGCGGTGGCCCGGGTCGAGGAGACGGTCGGCCCGATCGACATCCTGGTCAACAATGCCGGGATCCAGCGCCGCGCCCCGCTGGAGGAGTTCAAGCCGGAAGACTGGGACGCCATCCTCAAGGTCAACCTGTCGAGCGTCTTCCATGTCTCGCAGGCCGTCGCCCGCCATATGATCCCGCGCGGACGCGGCAAGATCATCAACATCTGCTCGGTCCAGAGCATGCTGGCGCGGCCGACCATCGCCCCCTACGCCGCCACCAAGGGCGCGGTCGCGATGTTCACCAAGGCGCAGTGCACCGACTGGGCCAAGCATGGCTTGCAGGTCAACGGCATCGCTCCCGGCTATTTCGCCACCGAGATGAACAAGGCGCTGGTCGAGAACGACGAGTTCTCCAGCTGGCTGTGCCGCCGCACGCCGGCCGGGCGCTGGGGCAAGGTCGAGGAGCTGGTGGGGGCGGCGGTGTTCCTGTCGTCGGCCGCCGCCGATTTCGTCAACGGCCAGGTCCTCTATGTCGACGGCGGGCTGACCTCCTGCGTGTAA
- a CDS encoding LysR family transcriptional regulator encodes MELRVLRSFVTLAEELHFGRASERLGIVQPALSMQIKALEQELGVQLFIRDRHRVELSPSGQLFLSGARATLDQAQRAVQQVQASERGEIGRLRIGFISSVLPWYMPALLRRLHALYPRIELDLKDMPTPDQIRGLREKRIDFGFLRLPIDEKAVECREVLSESFIVAFPQEHPLTRLAEIAPADLSGQPCFLLARRFAPGFCDELMLALTRQGLIPNIERELGEFTTMLALVGAGMGIGILPKLAMPSCPPGVAVRPLRLPGTLSRVGLAWSDLTPALNRTFHREALAVAAEGQGG; translated from the coding sequence ATGGAGCTGCGTGTTCTTCGGTCATTCGTCACTCTGGCGGAAGAACTGCATTTCGGCCGGGCATCCGAACGTCTCGGCATCGTGCAGCCGGCGTTGAGCATGCAGATCAAGGCGCTGGAACAGGAACTCGGCGTCCAGCTCTTCATCCGGGACCGGCACCGGGTGGAGCTGAGCCCGTCCGGCCAGCTCTTTCTCTCCGGCGCCCGCGCCACGCTGGATCAGGCGCAGCGCGCCGTCCAGCAGGTCCAGGCGAGCGAGCGCGGCGAGATCGGCCGGTTGCGCATCGGCTTCATCTCCTCGGTCCTGCCCTGGTACATGCCGGCGCTGCTCCGCCGCCTGCACGCGCTCTATCCCAGGATCGAGCTGGATTTGAAGGACATGCCGACCCCGGACCAGATCCGCGGGTTGAGGGAAAAACGCATCGATTTCGGGTTCCTGCGGCTGCCCATCGACGAGAAGGCGGTGGAATGCCGGGAGGTCCTGTCGGAATCCTTCATCGTCGCCTTTCCGCAGGAACATCCGCTCACCCGGCTGGCGGAAATCGCGCCGGCCGACCTGAGCGGCCAGCCCTGTTTCCTTTTGGCGCGGCGTTTCGCCCCAGGCTTCTGCGACGAGCTGATGCTGGCCCTGACCAGGCAGGGCCTGATCCCCAATATCGAGCGCGAGCTGGGGGAGTTCACCACCATGCTGGCGCTGGTCGGCGCCGGGATGGGCATCGGCATCCTGCCGAAGCTGGCCATGCCCTCCTGTCCGCCCGGCGTCGCCGTCCGGCCGCTGCGGCTTCCCGGCACGCTGTCGCGGGTGGGGCTGGCCTGGAGCGACCTGACGCCGGCATTGAACCGGACCTTCCATCGCGAGGCGCTGGCCGTCGCAGCGGAAGGGCAGGGCGGGTGA